The DNA segment GCACTTCGGCGTGCGCGTCGGCCGCACGCGCGCGCGCACGCTGGCCGCGATCGCCATAAACCGCGCGCGCCTCGCCGTCCGCGGCTTGCGCTGGCGCGCGCGCGACGCGGCGGACTGCGATCCGCGCGAGCGGGCGCGGCTCGACAGCCTGTTCGCCGCAGCGACCGCGCTCGGCGTCGTCGACTACCTGCGCGGCGCGGTCGTCCAGTCGGAACACCTGTTGGCCGCGCTGCGCCTCGGCGAGCCGCATTGCGTGTGTCGCGCGCTCGCCTCGGAGGCGGCCTTCCTCGCGGCGGGCGGAGGCCGCCGCGCCGCGCGCGCCGAGCGGCTGGTGCGCGACGTGCTCGTGCTCGCCGAGGAGCTCGGCGACCGCTACCTGCTGGCCGGCGCCTACCTCGGCGCGGGCCACCTGCGGTTTTTCTTCGGCCAGTATCCCGCGGCGCACGACCACTTTGCCGCGGCGGCGGCGCACCTGGCCGGGTGTCCCGACACGTGGTGGGAACGCGGCGCGGTCGACTATTGGGACCACCTCGTTCGCGGCAGCATGGGAGACTTCGCGTGGCTGGCCGACAGCGTGCCGCGCAAGCTGCGCGAGGCGGACGAGCGCAACGACCGCTACACCGCGAGCGTGTACCGCGGTCATCCGGTCGTGTGGGTGCGGCTGGCCGCGGATCAGCCCGACGCCGTCGACGACGAACTCGAGATCGCGGTGCGCGGTTGGCCAACCGACGCGTACTACCAGGCGCATTACGTGACCGCGACCGGCCGCATCATGAAGCTGTTGTACCAGCGACGATATGAGGATGCGCTGGCGCGTCTCGACGAGGTGCGCCCGATCGCGCGCGCGCTGCAGATCCACCGCATGCCGTATCTCCGCGCCGAGCTCGACAAGCTGCGCGGGCTCGCGGGCCTGGGCGCGGGGGACCGGCGCGCGGCACGCCGCGCGATTCGCGCGCTCGAGCGCTACGGCGCGCCGGTCGCGCGCGGCTACGCGGCGCTGTTTCGCGCGCCGCTCGCGCTGGCCGACGGCGACCGGCGCGCGGCGCGGCGCGCGCTCGACGAAGCGGCGACGTGGTTCGACGGTTGCGGAGCGCGCGGGGATGCCGCGGCCTGTCGCTTTCGCGCGGGGCAGCTCGCCGGCGGCGAGGCGGGCGATGCGCTGATCGCCGAGGCGTACGCCTGGGCGGAGGCGCAGCGGGTGGCCAATCCGGCGGCGATGTTCGACTATCTCGCACCGGGATTCGACGGGAGGCGCTGACGGATGCAGCGGGATCGAGACGAGGTCGACGCGATTGCGCGGCGGATGGCCGCGGCCGCGGCGGCGGGCGTGCGGGCGCGAGCGGCAGCCGACGGCTTCGCGCTGCGCGACGCGCACGCCAAGGGCCACGCCTGTGCGCACGCGACGTTCGAGGTGGCCGGCGACCTGCCGGACGAGCTGGCCCACGGGCTGTTCGCGAACCCGGGGCGTTATCGCGCGTGGATTCGCTTCTCCAACGCGGCCGCGCGCGTGCGGCCGGACCGCCGGCGCGACGTCCGCGGCATGGCGATCAAGGTGATGGGGGTCGACGGCGAGGCCGCGACCGGCGGCCGCGCGACGACGCAGGACTTCTTGTTGATCGACACGCCGCGGTTCTTCGTGGCGACCGCGCGCGACTACGAGGCGTTCGAGCGCGGCCGGCTCGGCTTCTTGCTGCGCCATCCGGCGGCGCTGCGCGCGCTCGCTTGCATGTTGCGCGCGCCGCGCCACCCGCTCGCTTGCACGTACTTCGGCGTCACACCGTACCGGCTCGGCGACGGCGCGATGCGGTTCCGCGCGGTGCCCGACGGGCGGCCGGCGGCGCGCAAGCTGGCGCGCGGCGAGCCGGACGCGCTGTTCGTCGCGCTGTTCGACGCGCTCGCCGCCGGCTCCGCGCGGTTTGCGTTCGAGGTGCAGCGCCTGGCGGTGCGAAACGGCGGCGCGGTCGAGCCGCTCGGACCGTATCGGCGGGTCGCCACCATCGACATGCCCGCGCAGAACGTCGCGCACGGCGATCAGGTATGGTTCGGCGAGCAGCTCGCGTTCTCGCCGTGGACCGCGCTGGCGGCGCACGCGCCGCTCGGCGAGATCAACCGCGTGCGCCGCCGCGTGTACGCGGCCGTGTCCGCCGCGCGCCACGCGGTCGACGGCGAGCCGGCGCGCGAGCCGGACCCGTCGTCCGTCGACCGCCTGCACCGCACGGAACGGCTGCATCCGTCGGTGCACCAACACACGCCACAGGACGAGTTCGCCGCCGCCGCAGCGATCGCGCCCGGTCACCGGGCCGCCGTGGTCGACGCGCTCGCCGCGATCGACGCCGAGCTGCCGAAGGGCGGCCCCCCGCCCGCGGGCGACGTGGCGCTGCCGCTTCACCGGCTCGACACGCTTCACTTCGCGCGGCTCGTCGTCATCCGCGACGACCTGGTGCTCGCGTGCAACTTCGACGGCGCGCGCGACGCGTTCGTCGACGCGCTCGTGGCCGCGTGCGGCGACGGGCTCGACGCGTTGTTTCGCCACTGCGAGGGCTACCCGGGGCGCGAGCGACTGGCCGAGTTCTTGCGCGCGCGCGCGGTGCGAGCGGAGGCGTTCTACACGGGCACGCCGGGCCGATCGGTCCACCGCATCCGCGCCGAGGCGGACCTGCGCCGGCGGATCGACGACTTCCTCGACCGCGGCGCGCCGCCCGGCGGCTGGTCGGCGGTGCCGCCCGAGCAGATCCGGCGCCGCATCCAACGGTTCGTCGCGACGCGGGTGTCCAAGGAGTGGCTGATGCGGCCGCCGCCCGCCCCGCGCAACTGGCGGCCCGTCGCCAACGCCGCCGCGGGCGCGCTGGCGATCGCGCTGCCGGCGCTCGCGATCGCGGTCGCCGGTGTGCGCGGCGCCGCGGCGGTCGCGGCGGTCGCCGTCGCCGGCCTGCTCGCGTACGTCGCGTTGCGCGCGCGCCTGCTCGCACACGACGTCGCCGACGACGCGGTGCGCCGGCCGGTGGCGGCCGACGCCGACCCGATCGAAGGGCCCGTTCCCGTGCAAAACTGGCTCACCCACGTCGCCACCGTCAAGCCGAGCCGCTTCCGCATGCGGCTGTTGCGCACCGTGCTGCGCGTGGTCGACCTGCGCGCGCGCTACGAGTTCAACCAGGGGCACCTGGCCGGCATCCCGAGCATTCACTTCGCGCGGTGGATGTTGCTTCCCGGCCGGCGCCTCGTGTTCTTCAGCAACTACGACGGGACGTGGGACGCGTACCTCGACGACTTCATCGAGCGCGCGGCGGACGGCCTCACCGGCGTGTGGAGCAACACGGAGGACTTTCCGCGCACGCGCCCGGTGTTTCGGTTCGGCGCCACCGACGACCGCGCGTTCAAGCAATGGACGCGCGCCCACCAGGTCGACACCCAGGTCTGGTACAGCGCGTACCCCGACCTGACGGTGGCCGAGATCAACCAGAACAGCGCCATCCGCGCCGGGTTGTACGGCGACCTGCGCGGACCGGCGCTGCGCCGGTGGCTGCGGCGGT comes from the Deltaproteobacteria bacterium genome and includes:
- a CDS encoding catalase → MQRDRDEVDAIARRMAAAAAAGVRARAAADGFALRDAHAKGHACAHATFEVAGDLPDELAHGLFANPGRYRAWIRFSNAAARVRPDRRRDVRGMAIKVMGVDGEAATGGRATTQDFLLIDTPRFFVATARDYEAFERGRLGFLLRHPAALRALACMLRAPRHPLACTYFGVTPYRLGDGAMRFRAVPDGRPAARKLARGEPDALFVALFDALAAGSARFAFEVQRLAVRNGGAVEPLGPYRRVATIDMPAQNVAHGDQVWFGEQLAFSPWTALAAHAPLGEINRVRRRVYAAVSAARHAVDGEPAREPDPSSVDRLHRTERLHPSVHQHTPQDEFAAAAAIAPGHRAAVVDALAAIDAELPKGGPPPAGDVALPLHRLDTLHFARLVVIRDDLVLACNFDGARDAFVDALVAACGDGLDALFRHCEGYPGRERLAEFLRARAVRAEAFYTGTPGRSVHRIRAEADLRRRIDDFLDRGAPPGGWSAVPPEQIRRRIQRFVATRVSKEWLMRPPPAPRNWRPVANAAAGALAIALPALAIAVAGVRGAAAVAAVAVAGLLAYVALRARLLAHDVADDAVRRPVAADADPIEGPVPVQNWLTHVATVKPSRFRMRLLRTVLRVVDLRARYEFNQGHLAGIPSIHFARWMLLPGRRLVFFSNYDGTWDAYLDDFIERAADGLTGVWSNTEDFPRTRPVFRFGATDDRAFKQWTRAHQVDTQVWYSAYPDLTVAEINQNSAIRAGLYGDLRGPALRRWLRRFGRAA